The Polyangium aurulentum genomic interval CGCGCCCGCCTCGCTGATCACCCCTCGCCGCGCGAGCGCCGCCGACGCCGGCCGAGGCTCACGAGCCCGACCGCGGCGAACATCCCGAACGGCGACAGGCTCCTCGACGCCGACGTCGCGCCGCTCGAAGGCCACGCGCAGCCGCCCGAGGTCGCGTCGACGAGACCCTTGGACCTCCAAGCATCCTCGCCGATGGGGACCTCGCGCGACTCGCCGATCGACTGGCCCTGGTAGCGGACGTCGACGATCATCTTCGTCCCGCCCGCGCCCCGCTCGCCGGCGACGGCGAAGCGGAACAGGCCGTGGCGCACCTTCGTGAGCGGCTGGGTCACGATCCCGCCCGTCACGGACAGCTCGAGATCGGTGCCGGCGATGCCGCTCGCGATGCTGCCGTCCTCGCGCCGCAGCTCGACCGTGCCCCACACCGGCCACGAAGGATCGGGCCGCGCGTACGCGCTCGACAGGACGAACCAGCTCTTGTCGACCGACGGCGTGAGCGGGCTGCCCTGCTCCTCGGCGAGCGCCAGCCGCGCCCCCTCGATGTCGAGCGCGCCGGGCCCGAGCTGCGTCTGGTTCGGCACCGAGCCGGTCGGGTAGCGCGCGCCCGCCTGCAGCACGTCGGTCACGCGCGCCTGCGTCAGCTTCGGATCGAGCTGAAAGAGGAGCGCGACCGCGCCCGCCACGTGGGGCGCCGACATCGACGAGCCGGCGGTGATCGCGTGATGCTCGTCGGTCACGTAGCAAGGCTCTCCCGTCGGGCAGCCCGGACCATCGAACATCCCACCCGGCATCGTGCGCGGATCGGACTGCGCGGCCATCGCGGCGGCGACGAACCCGCCCGGGGCGCTGATCTCGGGCTTGGCCACGCCGAGCGGCGTGGGGCCTGCCGAGCTGAAGTAACACATGCTGTCGGGCAGCGGGGCGTCCTCTCCGCCGACCGACGCGAGCTCGATCGGCGGGCCCTTCAACGGATCCCACGCGACGCGGTTCAGCGTGCAGCCCACCGCGAGCAGGCTCGGGTGGCTCGCAGGCACGGCGATCGTCCCCTGACGAACCGCGCGCTCGAAGAGCAGGCCGAGCGACTTCGTCGGCGACACGTCCCCTTGCCCCGTCACCCAGAGCTGCGCGTCGCCGTGACCCGACAGCCGGATCGCGAAGCTGCCCTCGGCCCACGCGCCATCGAAGACCACGACGGCGCTGTTGGTGTCGCTCGTGATGGGCGTGTTGTCGTTGACGAGCTTGTTGACGACGGCGGCCGTGGTCTTGCCGTCGTCGTAGCCAGCCTCGTCCCCGGGATCGACGAGCCCGATCCAGCCCGAGCCGCCCGGCGCGTCGAGGCCCACGCTGACCTCGTCTCCAGGCCGGAACGTGATCCACACGAACCCTTTTCCATCCTCGGACTTGGGGGTCATGATCGGCACGCGCGTCTCGGAGCCGGGCGTGACGCGGACCTCGGTGTGGATGCCGAGCGGGCCGTTCTCCTTGATCTTGTACATCGCGCCGCTGTTGCCCGCGGCCACGACGATCGCGCGGCCCGGTTTGTCGTCGCCCACGAGCGACGCGAGGCCCTTCTCGAGCGCGCTCGTGCCGTCGTGCGGCCCGAAATCGCCGCCCACGCTGAGGTTCAACACCGCGGGCATCTTCAGCGACTCCGCGCGCTCGAACACGAACCTCGCCGCGTTGAGGATGTCGGCATCCTGAAAGCCGCTCGCCGACGACGGGCTCGCGATGACGAGCGTCGCCTCGGGCGCGACGCCCACGTAGGGCGAGGTCGTGTTCGGCATGAGCCCGCCGTTGCCCGCCGCGATCGACGTCACGTGCGTGCCGTGCCCCTGCACGTCCCCCGGCAGCGCGACGTCGAGCTGCCCCGTGTTGATCGCGTCGATGTCCGCCCCCGAGAGGATCGCGCAGCTCGCCTGCTTCGAGTCCGAGCACCCGAACTCCGCCTCGAGCTCGGGGTGCAAGCCGAGCGGCGTTCGCCCTGCCACGAGCATCCACGCGACGCGGCTCCGACCTTCGGCGTCGCGGAAATCCGGGTGCGCGACGTCGAGCCCGGTGTCGATCACGCCGACCACCACCCCCTTGCCCGTGCCGCCCGTCGCCGAGCGAAACGCGGCCACGCGCGTCCACGTCCCCGAGACGTCGAGCAAGGGCTGCAGCGGAGGCGAGACCGAGAGCGACAGCTCCGGATGCGCCGCCGCGAAGGGCTCGACCGCATCGGGCGCGAGCCTGATCGTGCCGAGGCCCTTGGCGAGGGGCATGAGCCCGAGCGCGCGCGCGTCGGCGCCCGGCGGCAGCGCGACGGTGACCGCGACGCGCCCGGACGTGTCCGCGAGGGGATGGGCCTTCGCTTTCGAGTGAAGCAGCCGCACGAGAGGCCTCGCAGGGGCATCGGCGGCGCTGGCCTGGGCGGCGATGCCGACCGAGGCGAGAGAGACGAAAAAGACGGAGAGCGCTAGAGAACGGCTGGCTCGCACGGCCCCCATCCTAGCGCAGAAGACAGATCAGACCGGCGGTACGAGGTGCTTCTTGCGCGGCCGCTCCTCGAGCTTGCCGGCATAACGCGAAAATCGACGAATGATTTCACGACGCAGCGCGGTCGAAGGCACCACGGCGTCGACCACGAGCTCGCTGGCCAGCTTCACGAGATCGATGTCTTCGCGGTACTCGTCGCGCAGCTTCTTGACCATCGCCTCGCGCTCGGGACCCTCGGGCACGGCCTGGATCTTGTTGAAATAGACCGCGTTCACCGCGGCGCTCGGGCCCATGACCGCGATCGACGCGTTGGGGAGCGCGAGGCACGCGTCGGGCTCGAAGGCCGGGCCGCACATCGCGTACAGGCCCGCGCCGTAGGCCTTGCGCACGATGACCGAGATCTTCGGCACCGTCGCCTCGCTGACCGCGGCGATCATCTTCGCGCCCGCGCGGATGATGCCCTGCTTCTCGACCACGGTGCCGATCATGAAGCCGGGCACGTCGGCGAGGTAGAGCAGGGGGATGTTGAAGGCGTCGCAGAGCCAGATGAACCGCGCCGCCTTGTCGGCCGAGTCGACGAAGAGCACGCCGCCCTTGAACTTCGGCTGGTTGGCGACGATGCCGACCACGCGCCCGTCGATGCGCGCGAGCCCCGTGAGGATCTCCTTCGCGAAGAGCTTCTTGATCTCGACGAAGCTGCCCTCGTCGATGATGGTGTCGATCACCGCCATCATGTCGAAGGGCTTGTTCTCGTCGACCGGGATGACCTCCTCGAGCGGCTTCTGCGAGGCCTTCGGCGCCTTCGCCTCGATCGCGGCCGGCACGCCCTCCGAGCTCTGGGGCATCATCGCGATGTAGCGCTTGGCCCAGGCGATCGCCTCCTCCTCGGTCTTCACGAGCACGTCGCCGCAGCCCGACTCCGAGCAGTGCATGCGCGCGCCGCCGAGCTCCTCGAGCGTGACCTTCTCGCCGATGACCATCTCGGCCATGCGCGGCGAGCCGAGGTACATGCTCGCGTTCTTGTCGACCATCACGACCACGTCGCAGAACGCGGGGATGTACGCGCCGCCCGCCGCCGAGGGCCCGAAGAGGAGGCAGATCTGCGGGATCATCCCGCTCATCTCGACCTGGTTGTAGAAGATGCGCCCGGCGCCGCGGCGGCCGGGGAACATCTCGATCTGATCGGTGATGCGCGCGCCCGCCGAGTCGACGAGGTAGAAGAGCGGGCAGCGCAGGCGCTTGGCCGTCTCCTGGATGCGCAGGATCTTCTCCACCGTGCGCTTGCCCCACGACCCGGCCTTCACCGTCGAGTCGTTGGCCATCACGGCGACGATGCGCCCGTCGATGGTCCCCGTCCCGGTGATCACGCCGTCCGCAGGCAGCTCCGGATCCACCGCGTTGGCGAGCGCGGCGTCCTCCACGAAGCTGCCCTCGTCGAAGAGCAGCTCCACGCGCTTGCGCGCAAAGAGCTTTCCCGACTCGAGGTTCTTCTCGTGATACTTGGGGGCGCCCCCCCGCTCCACGCGGGCGAGCAGGTCTTCGAGCTTCCGATCGTCGAGCGACATGGCGGCGCGGCATAGCGCTACTTTCGCCGCGCGACCACCTCCCTCGCCGCATCCTCGAGCTCACGCGCGGTCCGGGCCACGAGCACCCGGGTCGCCGCAGCCGCGTACCGGGGCATCGCGCTGTCGCCGTTCCCCCATGTGCCGGGGCTCTCGGGGCAGATCCACAACACCGCCCGGGCGCGCTTCTCGAGCCGCTCCACCACGGCGACCTCGTCGGCGAGGAAGTTCGTCCGCCCATCGCCGAGGATCACGATCGTGGTGCGCCGATCCACGCTGCTGCCGAGCGCCTCCTCGAAGGCGACGAGCGCCCGCCCGTAGTTCGAGTTGCGCGTGCGATCGACCACGGCCCCATGCTCGATCGCCGCGAGCGCCGCCTCCGGTGTCCGCCGCTGAAACAGCTCCGTGGTCTCGCCCAGGTCGCTCACGAACACGAACGAGCGGGTGCCCGAGAACAGCTCCTGCGAGACGCTGACCAGCTCGAGCATGAAGCGCGAGGCGAGCCGGACCGAGTCGGACACGTCGCAGAGCAAGACGAGCCGCGGCTTGTCGCGACGGCGCACGCGACGGGCCGGCTGAAAAGGGATGCCTCCCGTGCGCAGGCTGCGGCGAAGGGTGCGGTGCGGATCGATGCGGCCCCGCTTGCTGCGCTTCTGCCGGACGCGCTCGGCCCCGCGCAGCCGCTCGCTCAGGCGCCGGATCGCGCGCCGCACCGACTCGACCTCTTCGGCCGAGAGCGCGGAGAAAGGCCTGTCGGCCGCGCGTGTCGCGTCCTCGTCGCGATCCTCGCCGAGCCTTCGCGCGAGCGTCGCCTCGACGTGCGCGCGGACGCGGCGCTTCATGGCCTCGAGCTCCTCACCGAGCGCCGCCGCGAGCAGCGCTCCCCGCGCGTCGCCGAGCGCCTCGCGAAGCGCGTCCTTCATCCGCCGCAGCGCGCTGCCGAGCGTGGGCAGGCCGATCGCCTTGCCGACCTCGTGCGCGAAGAAGCCGACCTGAAGCCCGCTCGTCATGGGCGCGAGCGCGCGGGCGATGCCGGCCGCAGAGAGCATCTGATCGAGATCGGAAGCCCCGCCCGCGAAGGCAAGAAAGCCCGCCGCGTCGCCGGAAGAGCGCTGCGCCGCGGCGTCGAGCAACTCACGCAGCGCCGCCAGCTCGTCGTCGCGAAACCCGCGCGCGCGCAGCCGCGACCAGAGATCGCCGAGGTGACCTCGCTCGGGGGCGAAGAAGCGGTCGAAGCACTCGCGGAACCTCGCGAGGTCCTCCCGGCGCGTCGCGAGCACGGCGCCGAGCCCGTCGCGCAGGGCGAGCCGATCGGAGAAGCCGAGCAGATCGCACACGCGCGCCGCGTCGATCGCCTGGGCCGTCGAGACGGCGAGGCCCTCGCGGCGGAGCACCCAGAACAGCTCGTCGAGGACGCGGAGCACGGGAGCGAGAGGTCAGCCCGGCGGGGGGCCTGGCTCGGCGAGGAGCGTCGTGATGAGCTTCTCGACCGCCTCGGCGTGCCCGGGGCCGTACCCGATGAAGATCTCGCGGATGACGCCCTTCTTGTCGATGACGAACATGGTGGGGAGCGCGCGCACGCCGTAGAGCGCGGCCGTGTCGTTGTCCGCATCCGAAGCGACGGGGTAGAGCATCGCGAGATCGGCGGCAGCCTTGTTCGCGACCTCGACCGAGTCGCTCGTCAGCCCGACGACCGAGAGCCCCTTCGCCCCGTACGTGGTGTGCAGCTTCGAGAGATCCTTGGCGACCGCGCGGCAGGGGCCGCACCAGGAGGCCCAGAAATCGAGCAGGACCACGCGACCGCGGAGCATGCCGATGTTCGCGGGGACCGAGCCCTTGACCGAGACCGCCTTCCACGTGGGCGCGAACGTCCCCACCTTGTCGAGCCGCAGCACCTGCTCGGAGCCCGGGTGCTCGATGGGCATCGCAGAGATCTCGCGCTCCACGCCGCCCCGCCGGACGCGCAGCTTCACCGTGCCGCCAGGGCCTGCGATGGCCACGCGGGCGACGAGCTGCTCGGTTTTTTCGAGCGGCACCCCGTCCGCCGCCACGATCTGATCGCCGTCGCTGACGCCGGCCGTACGTGCGGGGGAGTTGGTCACGACGTGCTTGGCGACCACGCCGCCCGCGGGTCCGGGGGCGAGCTCGATGCCGAGCCAGGCGCGTCGCCCCGGGCGCTCGGCCGAGGCTTCGCCGGCAAGGGCGCCAAAGGCGAGCGCAGCGACGGTGATTCCGGCCACCTTTCGCAGCGCGCGCGGCAGGTGCGACCCGCGCGCGCTCGAGCCGGATTTGGTGGGCCTGGAATCCGTGCGTCGCATCATTCGAGTGTAGCATGCGGTCATGCTCCGCCCTCGGCCAGCCGGGCCTGCCCTCGCCGCCGCATGCGTGCTCGGCGCGGTGCTCGCGGCCTTCGCGCTCGGGGCCGCTTGCACGCCCACGCACGACAACGGCTCCGCGGCGGCCGATCCATCGGCCTGGTCGTCCGGCAGCCCTCCTCCGAGCGCGCCAGCGCCCTCGCGGGAGGCGACCTCGAAGCGCTGGGAGCTCATCGACCGCCTGGGGACCTTTCGCCGCGTGGGGACGCGTACGCGCTCGGAGCACCTGGGCGGCGATCGCGAGGGGGAGGTCCTGGTCAACGAGGAGGCCGCCGCCTACCCCGCGCTCGGTCCGCAGCGTGCGCTCGGCCCAGGCGCGGTGCTCGTCGAGGCGCTCTACAAGCCGGGAAGCTCGGCGATCGAGGCCTATTTCGTCATGGTGCGGCGAGGGTCGGGCGGCGAAGGTGGCTGGGAGTACCTGATCGTCGCCCCCACCGGCGAGGTCGACCAGCGTGGCCGGCTTCCGCTCTGTGAGCGCTGCCATGCCGAGGCGCCTCACGATCACGTATTTGGCCGGCCTCGCTAGGGTCTGCAAGTTTTGCGTACCCCGGGGGTGACCACGACACGGATGCCCGGACGTAAGGGCGAGGTGTCGGGGCCTTGGTCGCGAAACCCGCGGCCAAAGCCGTCTATTCCTCGACGCTGCGCCGAGGGGCTGGGGGCGAGGGACGACGTGGCACGCTCGCTGCTCATGGGAGGGCACCGCGCGACGCCGACTGAGCTTCGGCCACGCGGCTTATGCCCCTCGGGGCGCTTATTCGCTTGGTTGGGGACCCGGCGCGAGCCGGGACTTCGCTTATCCGCCGGGGGGTTGGGCTACTCCCGGCGGGGCGGCTTCGCTTACGAACGTTGCTTGGCTTGCCGGTCTTCGCTTCGTCTTCCGTCGTTCTTGGCTTTGCCTCCTCCTCCACATCGCTTGCAGAAGCACAAAGAGCGCGCGGCGAATCCTTCGGGAAACGCCGCGCGCCGCTTTTGTGGGTCCGTGATCGGTGCCGCCGTCGTTTTCTTTTCGCGGAAAACGGGCCGTTCCGGAGAGGGTCGAAGATTTCTCCTTGACAGTGGGGCTCCGGCCGCCTAAACGACGCCCCCACTTGCGCTGCTCAACGGAGCCGCGCAGCGCGAAGGACACTCGTGTGCCCTTGGCGTCAGGACTGCGCCCGTAGCTCAGCTGGATAGAGCATCGGCCTACGAAGCCGGGGGTCGGAAGTTCGAATCTTCCCGGGCGCGCCTAGTCTCCTTCACCGCGCAACGCTCAGCATGCGCGGCCGTTCATGACGATCCGAACGGACGATCCCGAAGCGAACGCGACGCAAGCCGCAGCGCGAGCGCT includes:
- a CDS encoding S8 family serine peptidase gives rise to the protein MRASRSLALSVFFVSLASVGIAAQASAADAPARPLVRLLHSKAKAHPLADTSGRVAVTVALPPGADARALGLMPLAKGLGTIRLAPDAVEPFAAAHPELSLSVSPPLQPLLDVSGTWTRVAAFRSATGGTGKGVVVGVIDTGLDVAHPDFRDAEGRSRVAWMLVAGRTPLGLHPELEAEFGCSDSKQASCAILSGADIDAINTGQLDVALPGDVQGHGTHVTSIAAGNGGLMPNTTSPYVGVAPEATLVIASPSSASGFQDADILNAARFVFERAESLKMPAVLNLSVGGDFGPHDGTSALEKGLASLVGDDKPGRAIVVAAGNSGAMYKIKENGPLGIHTEVRVTPGSETRVPIMTPKSEDGKGFVWITFRPGDEVSVGLDAPGGSGWIGLVDPGDEAGYDDGKTTAAVVNKLVNDNTPITSDTNSAVVVFDGAWAEGSFAIRLSGHGDAQLWVTGQGDVSPTKSLGLLFERAVRQGTIAVPASHPSLLAVGCTLNRVAWDPLKGPPIELASVGGEDAPLPDSMCYFSSAGPTPLGVAKPEISAPGGFVAAAMAAQSDPRTMPGGMFDGPGCPTGEPCYVTDEHHAITAGSSMSAPHVAGAVALLFQLDPKLTQARVTDVLQAGARYPTGSVPNQTQLGPGALDIEGARLALAEEQGSPLTPSVDKSWFVLSSAYARPDPSWPVWGTVELRREDGSIASGIAGTDLELSVTGGIVTQPLTKVRHGLFRFAVAGERGAGGTKMIVDVRYQGQSIGESREVPIGEDAWRSKGLVDATSGGCAWPSSGATSASRSLSPFGMFAAVGLVSLGRRRRRSRGEG
- a CDS encoding acyl-CoA carboxylase subunit beta — translated: MSLDDRKLEDLLARVERGGAPKYHEKNLESGKLFARKRVELLFDEGSFVEDAALANAVDPELPADGVITGTGTIDGRIVAVMANDSTVKAGSWGKRTVEKILRIQETAKRLRCPLFYLVDSAGARITDQIEMFPGRRGAGRIFYNQVEMSGMIPQICLLFGPSAAGGAYIPAFCDVVVMVDKNASMYLGSPRMAEMVIGEKVTLEELGGARMHCSESGCGDVLVKTEEEAIAWAKRYIAMMPQSSEGVPAAIEAKAPKASQKPLEEVIPVDENKPFDMMAVIDTIIDEGSFVEIKKLFAKEILTGLARIDGRVVGIVANQPKFKGGVLFVDSADKAARFIWLCDAFNIPLLYLADVPGFMIGTVVEKQGIIRAGAKMIAAVSEATVPKISVIVRKAYGAGLYAMCGPAFEPDACLALPNASIAVMGPSAAVNAVYFNKIQAVPEGPEREAMVKKLRDEYREDIDLVKLASELVVDAVVPSTALRREIIRRFSRYAGKLEERPRKKHLVPPV
- a CDS encoding VWA domain-containing protein, with the protein product MLRVLDELFWVLRREGLAVSTAQAIDAARVCDLLGFSDRLALRDGLGAVLATRREDLARFRECFDRFFAPERGHLGDLWSRLRARGFRDDELAALRELLDAAAQRSSGDAAGFLAFAGGASDLDQMLSAAGIARALAPMTSGLQVGFFAHEVGKAIGLPTLGSALRRMKDALREALGDARGALLAAALGEELEAMKRRVRAHVEATLARRLGEDRDEDATRAADRPFSALSAEEVESVRRAIRRLSERLRGAERVRQKRSKRGRIDPHRTLRRSLRTGGIPFQPARRVRRRDKPRLVLLCDVSDSVRLASRFMLELVSVSQELFSGTRSFVFVSDLGETTELFQRRTPEAALAAIEHGAVVDRTRNSNYGRALVAFEEALGSSVDRRTTIVILGDGRTNFLADEVAVVERLEKRARAVLWICPESPGTWGNGDSAMPRYAAAATRVLVARTARELEDAAREVVARRK
- a CDS encoding TlpA disulfide reductase family protein, yielding MRRTDSRPTKSGSSARGSHLPRALRKVAGITVAALAFGALAGEASAERPGRRAWLGIELAPGPAGGVVAKHVVTNSPARTAGVSDGDQIVAADGVPLEKTEQLVARVAIAGPGGTVKLRVRRGGVEREISAMPIEHPGSEQVLRLDKVGTFAPTWKAVSVKGSVPANIGMLRGRVVLLDFWASWCGPCRAVAKDLSKLHTTYGAKGLSVVGLTSDSVEVANKAAADLAMLYPVASDADNDTAALYGVRALPTMFVIDKKGVIREIFIGYGPGHAEAVEKLITTLLAEPGPPPG